The Legionella cincinnatiensis genome includes a region encoding these proteins:
- a CDS encoding glutamine amidotransferase-related protein: MNIGILQCDQVDPGLLAVHGTYPDMYKTLLHQVAPDLNFTVYDVRNNELPKSIDAADAYLITGSRHGVNDDFPWIYSLEEFTRCLHDARKKVIGVCFGHQLIVKALGGKVIKSPRGWGIGMSVNQITQHKPWMFPTLEKLNLIMSHQDQVIVTPSETEVLATSDFCPFYMLQIGDNFFTVQGHPEFSKNYFQSLLEIRKQKFGKKLYEQGLKSLQLKCDDRVFAGWIVNFLSGKYKRAS, from the coding sequence ATGAATATTGGCATACTACAATGTGATCAGGTTGATCCAGGCTTACTTGCTGTACATGGTACTTACCCCGACATGTATAAGACACTGCTGCATCAGGTTGCTCCTGATTTGAATTTTACAGTCTATGATGTGCGCAATAATGAGCTTCCCAAAAGTATTGATGCAGCAGATGCATATCTCATTACGGGTAGTCGTCATGGTGTCAACGATGATTTTCCTTGGATTTACTCACTGGAAGAATTTACTCGGTGTCTTCATGATGCACGAAAAAAAGTAATAGGAGTTTGTTTTGGTCATCAACTGATTGTTAAAGCATTAGGGGGGAAAGTTATAAAATCCCCTAGAGGCTGGGGAATAGGAATGTCAGTCAACCAAATAACTCAACATAAACCTTGGATGTTTCCCACTTTAGAAAAGCTTAATCTAATTATGAGTCATCAAGATCAGGTTATAGTGACTCCTTCAGAGACAGAGGTATTGGCTACTAGTGATTTTTGTCCTTTTTATATGCTGCAGATCGGTGATAATTTTTTTACAGTGCAGGGTCACCCTGAATTTAGTAAAAATTATTTTCAATCATTACTTGAGATTCGAAAACAAAAATTTGGTAAGAAATTATACGAGCAAGGATTAAAGTCACTCCAATTAAAATGTGATGACAGAGTATTTGCTGGTTGGATTGTTAATTTTTTAAGCGGAAAATACAAGAGAGCTTCATAA
- a CDS encoding iron-containing alcohol dehydrogenase codes for MSSLSLTANWNYPTSIRVGAGRIRELSEACHLLGITSPLLVTDSYLAQLSIVESALVHCRESGLQVALFSDIKANPTGDNVMTGVSVYMKGQHDGVIALGGGSALDTGKAIALMVGQNRPLWDFEDIGDNWKQVNIARIAPIIAVPTTAGTGSEVGRASVIVDTQQHQKKIIFHPKMLPSIVIIDPELTLTLPSNITAATGMDALSHCLEAYSAPAYHPMAEGIALEGIRLIKEHLPRVMQDGNDINSRTHMLVASLMGATAFQRGLGAMHALAHPLGAIYDAHHGRLNAILMPYVLRANRSQIEHKIARLATYLHLDDGFNGFIDWVIQLRRKLGIEHSLAEIGIDSQHVTRIAVMATEDPSAQSNPLIFSESQYRTILMAAINGDERHLETIAVGLAAAP; via the coding sequence ATGAGTTCATTATCATTGACCGCTAATTGGAATTATCCCACTTCAATTCGCGTAGGGGCAGGGCGCATACGTGAACTTTCTGAGGCTTGTCATTTATTAGGCATTACATCTCCGTTGTTAGTTACAGATAGTTATCTTGCTCAATTATCTATCGTAGAATCAGCACTAGTGCATTGTAGAGAGTCAGGTTTACAGGTTGCCTTATTTTCAGACATAAAAGCTAACCCTACAGGTGACAATGTGATGACAGGAGTTTCAGTTTACATGAAGGGACAACATGATGGAGTGATCGCTTTGGGAGGTGGATCTGCTTTAGATACCGGTAAAGCTATTGCCTTAATGGTAGGGCAAAATCGTCCTTTATGGGATTTTGAAGATATAGGGGATAATTGGAAACAAGTAAACATTGCAAGAATAGCACCTATTATTGCTGTGCCGACTACCGCAGGGACAGGATCAGAAGTTGGACGTGCCTCTGTGATTGTTGATACTCAGCAACATCAAAAAAAGATAATTTTTCATCCTAAGATGTTGCCCAGCATAGTCATTATTGATCCTGAGCTTACGCTAACATTACCTTCTAATATTACTGCAGCAACGGGGATGGATGCATTATCACATTGTTTAGAAGCTTATTCTGCCCCAGCTTACCATCCAATGGCAGAAGGAATAGCACTAGAAGGTATACGATTAATAAAGGAGCATTTACCGCGAGTGATGCAAGATGGTAATGACATAAACTCGAGAACACACATGCTTGTCGCTTCTTTGATGGGCGCTACTGCTTTTCAGCGCGGATTAGGGGCAATGCATGCACTTGCCCATCCACTAGGTGCAATTTATGATGCCCATCATGGACGGCTAAATGCTATCTTGATGCCTTATGTATTACGAGCGAATCGGTCTCAAATTGAACATAAAATTGCGCGTTTGGCTACATATTTACACCTGGACGATGGGTTTAATGGATTTATCGATTGGGTAATACAATTACGTAGAAAGCTCGGTATTGAGCATAGCTTAGCTGAAATAGGAATTGATTCACAACATGTAACGCGTATCGCAGTAATGGCAACAGAAGATCCTTCGGCTCAAAGTAATCCTCTTATTTTTAGTGAATCACAATATAGAACTATTCTTATGGCAGCAATAAATGGGGATGAACGTCATTTGGAGACTATAGCTGTTGGATTAGCAGCAGCTCCTTAA
- a CDS encoding aldehyde dehydrogenase family protein produces the protein MDTLKTFSPIDNSLYVERTFASDNEIQYVLDKALNVKTRWAATTFAEREKYCNAAVDFLVANKEEIAREICWQMGRPIRYAVGEINGLEERARYMITAASTALAPITLPEKSGFIRYIKRESLGVSLVIAPWNYPYLTAVNAIIPALMAGNVVILKHSAQTPLVAERFAQAFEASTLPEGVFQYLHLTHADTEKILRHPVINHVAFTGSVTGGEMVERVTAGRFIQVGLELGGKDPAYVRFDADIDHAVEILMDGAFFNSGQSCCGIERIYVHKEVYHHFVNKAVTFVNRYKLGRPDDPETTLGPLVRPSAAEFVRTQIQKALKQGAVAHIDSRNFAMDKPGSAYMAPQILTEVNHKMRVMTEETFGPVVGIMSVDSDEEAIALMNDSIYGLTATVFTKNMEQGIVLGEQLQTGTFFINRCDYLDPALAWTGVKNSGRGCTLSSLGYDLLTRPKSFHIKTSF, from the coding sequence ATGGATACACTGAAAACATTTTCTCCCATAGATAATTCTCTATATGTAGAACGAACTTTTGCAAGTGACAATGAAATTCAATATGTTCTTGATAAGGCATTAAATGTAAAAACAAGGTGGGCTGCTACAACATTTGCTGAGCGTGAAAAGTATTGTAATGCTGCTGTCGATTTTTTAGTTGCAAATAAGGAAGAGATTGCTCGCGAAATTTGTTGGCAAATGGGCAGACCAATCCGCTATGCTGTAGGGGAAATTAATGGTTTGGAGGAGCGCGCACGCTATATGATTACAGCAGCAAGTACTGCACTTGCTCCAATTACATTACCTGAAAAGTCAGGATTCATTCGCTATATTAAACGTGAATCTCTGGGCGTTTCCTTGGTTATTGCTCCTTGGAACTATCCTTACCTTACTGCTGTGAATGCAATTATCCCTGCTCTTATGGCAGGTAATGTGGTGATACTCAAACATTCCGCACAAACACCACTTGTGGCTGAGCGATTTGCTCAAGCTTTTGAAGCATCAACTCTTCCTGAAGGAGTTTTTCAATATTTACATTTGACGCATGCAGATACGGAAAAGATATTGCGTCATCCAGTGATCAACCATGTTGCTTTCACAGGTTCTGTTACTGGAGGCGAGATGGTAGAACGTGTAACCGCTGGGCGCTTTATTCAAGTAGGTTTGGAGTTAGGGGGAAAAGACCCTGCCTATGTGCGTTTTGATGCAGATATTGATCATGCGGTCGAGATACTTATGGATGGCGCATTTTTTAATTCTGGTCAATCGTGCTGTGGTATTGAGCGTATTTATGTCCATAAAGAAGTTTATCATCATTTTGTTAATAAAGCTGTAACATTTGTGAATCGATATAAACTTGGACGTCCAGATGATCCGGAAACAACCCTAGGTCCGCTCGTACGTCCTTCTGCTGCAGAATTTGTTCGTACACAAATTCAAAAGGCGCTTAAACAAGGAGCAGTAGCACATATTGACAGTCGAAATTTTGCTATGGATAAGCCGGGCTCTGCTTATATGGCTCCTCAAATTTTAACTGAAGTAAACCATAAAATGCGTGTCATGACAGAAGAGACATTTGGGCCAGTTGTTGGAATTATGTCTGTTGATAGTGATGAGGAAGCTATTGCCTTAATGAATGATAGTATTTATGGGCTAACAGCAACAGTGTTCACTAAAAACATGGAACAAGGGATTGTTCTTGGGGAACAATTGCAAACGGGAACATTTTTTATCAATCGTTGTGATTATTTAGATCCTGCTTTAGCCTGGACTGGAGTCAAAAATTCTGGGCGTGGGTGTACGTTATCTTCGCTTGGCTATGATTTACTTACCAGGCCCAAATCATTTCATATAAAGACAAGTTTTTAG
- a CDS encoding glutamine synthetase family protein — MLTPKDIKTIEAAKQIVKERDLSHVKVGLFDVDGIMRGKYMSRDKFFSALDNGFSFCNVILGWDSKDKLYDNGTYTGWDTGYPDTLVRILPETCRDLIFEENQLLFMAEFAGDAEVICPRALLRRVIQKAAAMGFEAYAALEYEFFMFDETPESIRAKGFRDLKPITPDFFGYSMLRNSVHADLYHQILEMGEVMNFPIESLHAESGPGVIEAAITVDKIGVAGDKAALFKTFMKVLAQRNHKMATFMAKWSPQYPGQSGHIHLSLRHKEGGSAFYDPSRPHNMSKLQRHFIAGQQKLIPELLAMVSPTVNSFTRLIPGFWAPTNATWGIENRTAALRVIPGNDKSQRIEYRLGSADANPYLALAVALGSGLYGIEQELELNAEVRGNSYVQSYQEEQTLPQTVGEASIRLKESTVARSLFGDPFVEHFAATREWEEREFRRHITDWELDRYFEII, encoded by the coding sequence ATGTTAACTCCAAAGGATATTAAAACCATTGAGGCAGCAAAGCAAATAGTTAAGGAACGTGATCTTTCTCATGTCAAAGTTGGCTTATTTGATGTGGATGGCATAATGCGTGGTAAGTACATGAGTCGAGATAAGTTCTTTTCCGCACTTGATAATGGTTTTTCTTTTTGTAATGTAATTTTAGGCTGGGATTCCAAAGATAAACTCTATGATAATGGGACATACACTGGTTGGGACACAGGTTATCCGGATACTTTAGTACGTATTTTGCCCGAAACGTGTCGTGATCTTATTTTTGAGGAAAATCAACTTTTATTCATGGCTGAATTTGCGGGTGATGCAGAAGTCATATGTCCGCGAGCTTTACTTCGACGAGTAATTCAGAAGGCTGCTGCCATGGGGTTTGAGGCTTATGCAGCATTAGAGTATGAATTTTTTATGTTCGATGAAACACCTGAGAGTATCCGTGCTAAAGGTTTTCGTGATTTAAAACCCATCACCCCTGATTTTTTCGGTTATTCTATGCTTCGTAATAGTGTCCATGCCGATTTATATCATCAAATCCTTGAGATGGGGGAGGTCATGAATTTCCCCATTGAAAGTTTGCATGCAGAATCAGGTCCTGGAGTAATAGAGGCCGCTATCACGGTAGATAAGATTGGGGTTGCTGGGGATAAGGCAGCATTATTTAAAACCTTTATGAAGGTTTTGGCGCAGCGTAACCATAAAATGGCGACTTTTATGGCCAAATGGTCTCCCCAATATCCCGGACAAAGTGGGCACATACATCTTTCTTTACGACATAAAGAGGGGGGGAGTGCTTTTTATGATCCATCTAGGCCTCACAATATGAGCAAACTCCAGCGCCATTTTATCGCCGGACAGCAAAAACTAATACCGGAGTTACTGGCAATGGTTTCTCCCACAGTGAATAGTTTTACGCGTCTGATCCCTGGTTTTTGGGCCCCCACAAATGCTACTTGGGGTATAGAAAATAGAACTGCAGCATTAAGAGTTATCCCAGGAAATGATAAATCACAGCGCATTGAATATCGCTTGGGTTCTGCAGACGCCAATCCTTATTTGGCCTTGGCGGTAGCCTTAGGTTCTGGCTTATATGGTATTGAACAGGAGTTAGAACTTAATGCGGAAGTTAGAGGCAATTCGTATGTACAAAGTTATCAAGAAGAACAGACTTTACCGCAAACCGTTGGGGAAGCTTCTATCCGTCTTAAAGAATCAACCGTTGCTCGTTCCTTGTTTGGAGATCCGTTTGTGGAGCATTTTGCGGCTACTCGAGAATGGGAGGAGCGAGAATTTCGTCGCCACATTACTGACTGGGAATTAGATCGTTATTTTGAAATTATTTAA
- a CDS encoding iron-containing redox enzyme family protein translates to MSNHIITDAPESLDQFLHQVDLKYRQSLTSIPLFNPQKTGAWNKEQKKIFASVFYHLRGHFINFLWYIANFSNNELTKKIILENIHEELGMGSCFSHEMLYERFAKECGVDIHDEIVNETHYIAFAKNFNKSHLQWLSVHDEDERISAFAAYERLDNIDYPYLMKMADSIQLSQHAKTFFRIHTHVTHFDSTLSLILPIWEKTPDKIVTSFDFIYNHQQQMWNNLSNYMCSLASLEAI, encoded by the coding sequence ATGTCAAATCATATAATTACTGATGCACCTGAATCCCTAGACCAATTTCTTCATCAAGTAGATTTGAAGTATCGGCAATCTCTTACTTCAATTCCTTTATTCAACCCACAAAAAACAGGGGCATGGAATAAAGAGCAAAAGAAAATTTTTGCTTCAGTTTTTTATCATTTAAGAGGCCACTTTATCAATTTTCTTTGGTATATTGCTAATTTTTCCAATAACGAATTAACAAAAAAAATCATCCTTGAAAATATTCATGAAGAATTAGGAATGGGGAGTTGTTTTTCGCATGAGATGCTTTACGAACGTTTTGCTAAAGAATGTGGTGTAGACATTCATGATGAAATAGTTAATGAAACTCACTATATCGCTTTTGCGAAAAATTTTAATAAATCTCATCTGCAATGGTTATCAGTACATGATGAAGACGAAAGAATCTCTGCTTTTGCCGCCTACGAGCGGCTTGATAATATAGACTATCCTTATTTAATGAAAATGGCTGACTCAATTCAATTAAGTCAGCATGCAAAAACATTTTTTAGAATACATACTCATGTAACACACTTTGATTCGACACTTAGCTTAATTCTACCTATTTGGGAAAAAACACCTGATAAAATAGTCACATCATTTGACTTCATCTACAATCACCAACAACAGATGTGGAATAATTTATCCAATTATATGTGCTCCTTAGCTTCATTAGAGGCCATTTAG
- a CDS encoding sensor histidine kinase: protein MKRLKKSLLIVYRYLAKQTEDASHQITLFGIVMMINYPLFGVFWKFESFQLSEEFCLRLIATFLCACLAVNRFWPRSLLKWLPIFWYLVLLFCLPYFFCYLTLINHCSTLWLMNCVSAIFFLLLVTSALGSLILIFGGCGLAFFSYSLTHRVMEYIPGTISLFSLSMTCIAAVVIGVLFARDREIIIAGRLSGMRMLASSIAHDLRTPLASIYLQAELQGIILNKIKNSEIRKDLQESLNKITRGIETSNRIISMQLSNIRHNKFNTSNFNIYPIHNLIERAVEDYPLKETQKSLIHVNYENNFSIWLEELAFKNLLWNLLKNSLEYIEETGKGIISIWLEVGIGKDNFNYLHVKDTARGIYSKNFEKIFGRFYSERHNGTGLGLAYCKLLMQEAGGDIFCKGKLNEFAHFTVKFPKID from the coding sequence ATGAAGCGGTTAAAAAAGAGTTTACTTATTGTTTATCGATATCTGGCGAAACAAACAGAAGATGCAAGTCACCAAATTACATTATTTGGCATTGTGATGATGATCAACTATCCGTTATTTGGTGTTTTTTGGAAATTTGAAAGTTTTCAACTGAGTGAAGAGTTTTGCTTGCGGCTTATTGCTACTTTTCTTTGTGCCTGTTTGGCTGTAAATCGATTTTGGCCGCGTTCCTTATTGAAATGGTTACCTATTTTTTGGTATCTCGTTTTATTATTTTGTTTGCCTTATTTCTTTTGCTATTTAACACTTATCAATCATTGTTCTACGTTGTGGTTAATGAATTGTGTTTCTGCTATTTTTTTTCTTTTATTGGTAACGAGTGCTTTAGGATCTCTTATTCTCATTTTTGGAGGATGCGGGCTTGCATTTTTTTCTTATTCTCTAACCCATCGCGTTATGGAATATATACCAGGTACTATTTCATTATTTAGTCTATCGATGACATGCATTGCCGCAGTCGTGATTGGTGTTTTGTTCGCGCGGGATAGAGAAATTATTATTGCAGGTCGTCTTTCAGGAATGCGGATGTTGGCGAGTAGTATTGCACATGATCTGCGTACCCCATTAGCCAGTATTTATTTGCAAGCCGAATTACAGGGAATTATTTTGAATAAAATTAAAAATTCAGAGATACGAAAAGATTTACAAGAAAGTTTAAATAAGATTACCCGTGGGATAGAAACAAGTAATCGTATCATTAGTATGCAGTTAAGTAATATACGTCATAATAAGTTCAATACAAGTAATTTTAATATTTATCCAATCCATAATTTAATTGAAAGAGCTGTTGAGGATTACCCATTAAAAGAAACTCAAAAATCGCTCATTCATGTTAATTATGAGAATAACTTCTCCATTTGGTTAGAAGAGTTAGCGTTTAAGAATCTCCTATGGAATTTATTAAAAAATAGTCTTGAATACATTGAAGAAACAGGTAAAGGTATTATTTCTATTTGGTTGGAAGTTGGTATAGGAAAAGATAATTTCAATTATCTTCACGTTAAGGATACAGCTCGAGGAATATACTCTAAAAATTTCGAAAAAATATTTGGACGCTTCTATTCTGAACGTCACAATGGTACGGGTTTAGGACTAGCTTATTGTAAGTTACTGATGCAAGAGGCAGGCGGTGATATTTTTTGTAAGGGAAAATTAAACGAATTTGCTCATTTTACTGTAAAATTCCCTAAAATTGATTAG
- the mutS gene encoding DNA mismatch repair protein MutS, producing the protein MATSHTPMMQQYLRIKSEYPDMLLLYRMGDFYELFFDDAKRASQLLDLTLTHRGQSADKPIPMAGVPYHAIENYLARLIKKGESVAICEQIGDPATSKGPVERQVTRIITPGTVVDEALLDAKKDNLLLAVHQQKQKIGLAWVDLSGGRFHLLELTQSNQLSAELTRLQPAELLLQENSPLEEYCSNFPVKLRPGWEFQFESAKKLLCEQFSVNDLSAFGEHDYPTALVAAGTLLSYLHTTQKQALPHLTTITLENTHDYLQLDAATQKHLELFENISGSQENSLISILDKTACSMGSRLLKRWLGRPLKQHELIQERQQAIEEIIKLQQTPVFNHLLKQICDVERIVSRIALKSARPRDLFVLNNTLALLPELSTALANNQSTLITQLKKYLRPLPELQELLSSAIIENPPVLIRDGGVIAAGFDEELDELRMLSTRANEKLIHLEQQEKQQTGLSTLKFGFNNVQGYYIELSKTQAEKVPPHYHRKQTLKNVERYITPELKQFEEKVLSAQVKALAREKWLYEHLLLEIQKNINELSHLAQTLAQLDVLTTLAERAQSFNWSCPKLIPKSQISIKAGRHPVIEYLLQERFIANDLYLDPSQNILLITGPNMGGKSTYMRQTALIVLLAHIGSFVSAAAVTLGPIDRIFTRIGASDDLASGHSTFMVEMTETAQILRQATHQSLVLIDEIGRGTSTYDGMALAYASCTYLATTIKAYTLFSTHYFELTNLPQQWPCIRNVHLQASLDTGRIVFLYRVEPGYANRSYGLEVAELAGIPTEVLKIAHAHLKQMQTDLPASQAQPKIQMHPRPPILQELAQLDPDRLTAREALDLIYRFKNMETIDI; encoded by the coding sequence ATGGCAACTTCTCATACCCCCATGATGCAGCAGTATTTACGCATCAAATCAGAATATCCAGATATGCTTTTACTTTATCGTATGGGGGATTTTTATGAACTTTTTTTTGATGATGCGAAACGCGCCTCCCAGTTATTAGATCTTACTTTAACTCATCGTGGTCAATCTGCAGACAAGCCTATTCCTATGGCAGGTGTTCCTTATCATGCAATAGAGAACTATTTAGCCAGGCTCATCAAAAAGGGAGAATCAGTCGCCATTTGCGAACAAATAGGCGACCCAGCAACAAGTAAAGGACCTGTTGAACGACAAGTTACTCGTATTATTACTCCTGGTACAGTCGTTGATGAAGCCCTTTTAGATGCTAAGAAAGATAACTTACTTTTAGCGGTTCATCAGCAAAAACAAAAAATTGGTCTAGCATGGGTAGATCTAAGTGGTGGTCGCTTTCATTTATTAGAACTCACTCAAAGTAATCAGCTTAGTGCGGAACTGACAAGACTACAACCCGCAGAATTGCTTTTACAAGAGAACTCTCCCTTAGAAGAATATTGTTCTAATTTTCCGGTTAAATTAAGGCCTGGTTGGGAGTTTCAATTTGAGAGTGCCAAAAAACTCTTATGCGAGCAATTTTCAGTAAATGATCTTTCTGCTTTTGGTGAGCACGACTACCCTACCGCTTTAGTAGCAGCAGGAACTTTATTGTCTTATTTGCACACCACACAAAAACAAGCTCTGCCTCACCTAACAACGATTACGCTTGAAAATACCCATGATTATTTACAACTCGATGCCGCAACACAAAAACATTTAGAATTATTTGAAAATATCAGCGGCAGTCAGGAAAACAGTTTAATTTCTATCTTAGATAAAACAGCCTGTTCCATGGGCAGTCGTTTACTAAAGCGCTGGCTTGGAAGACCGCTCAAACAACATGAACTTATCCAAGAACGCCAACAAGCTATTGAAGAAATTATTAAGTTACAACAAACCCCTGTATTCAATCATTTACTCAAGCAAATTTGTGATGTAGAACGAATTGTCTCCCGTATTGCTTTAAAATCGGCTCGTCCTCGTGATTTATTTGTCTTAAATAACACTTTAGCGTTACTGCCAGAGCTTAGTACGGCGCTAGCAAACAACCAGAGTACACTTATAACCCAATTAAAAAAATATTTAAGGCCATTACCAGAGCTGCAAGAATTACTCTCCTCAGCAATCATTGAAAATCCACCCGTGTTAATTCGTGATGGTGGAGTCATTGCCGCAGGTTTTGATGAAGAACTCGATGAATTAAGAATGTTAAGCACACGTGCTAATGAAAAATTAATTCATTTAGAACAACAAGAAAAACAGCAGACTGGTTTATCTACTTTGAAATTTGGTTTTAATAACGTCCAGGGTTATTACATTGAGCTTTCTAAAACTCAAGCAGAAAAAGTGCCCCCACATTATCACCGAAAACAAACTTTAAAGAATGTAGAACGATATATCACTCCAGAATTAAAACAATTTGAAGAAAAAGTATTATCAGCACAAGTTAAAGCATTAGCACGCGAAAAATGGCTTTATGAGCATTTACTCTTAGAAATTCAAAAAAATATCAATGAGCTAAGCCATCTAGCACAAACGTTAGCACAACTGGATGTACTGACAACGCTTGCCGAACGAGCACAAAGCTTCAATTGGTCTTGCCCAAAACTTATACCTAAATCACAAATTTCCATTAAGGCAGGTCGCCATCCTGTGATCGAATATTTGTTGCAAGAACGCTTTATTGCGAATGATTTATATCTTGATCCATCACAAAACATCTTATTGATTACAGGGCCTAATATGGGGGGCAAATCAACCTATATGCGTCAAACTGCCCTAATTGTTCTTTTAGCACATATCGGTAGTTTCGTCTCTGCTGCAGCTGTAACTTTAGGTCCAATAGACAGAATTTTTACACGTATTGGCGCAAGTGATGATTTAGCATCGGGGCACTCTACATTTATGGTAGAAATGACGGAAACAGCACAAATTTTGAGACAGGCTACACATCAAAGCTTAGTGCTAATTGATGAAATTGGCCGTGGCACAAGTACTTATGATGGTATGGCTCTAGCTTATGCCAGTTGTACTTATCTGGCGACAACCATAAAAGCTTATACTTTATTTTCCACCCATTACTTTGAATTAACCAATCTACCACAACAATGGCCTTGTATTCGCAATGTTCACTTACAGGCATCATTAGATACTGGACGTATTGTTTTTTTATATCGTGTTGAACCTGGTTATGCAAATCGAAGTTATGGCTTAGAAGTAGCAGAGCTTGCAGGCATACCTACTGAAGTTTTAAAAATTGCTCATGCACATCTCAAACAGATGCAAACAGACCTCCCCGCCTCTCAAGCACAACCAAAAATCCAAATGCATCCTCGCCCACCTATTCTACAAGAGCTCGCCCAACTTGATCCGGATCGTCTGACTGCTCGAGAAGCCCTTGATTTAATTTACCGATTCAAAAACATGGAAACAATTGACATATAG
- a CDS encoding autotransporter assembly complex protein TamA: protein MTCFVLFAKDSSDPISITLHGVSGKVEANVEKRLQELQKLKPLAQFSLEDLREQVLQAIQPFGYFKADVVIQRPTAQNLIVTIHPGPQIMISKIRIELVGEGAQNPALREVIKNVPLMQHTPLFTEQYEQTKLKLIDTAENQGYLHARFQKNEILIDEENYTAEITLILDTGQLYYFGQVQFDPTYINPKLLHRFVPFHPGQVYSADQILQLNNELSNSGYFSSVLVKPQISENSSVPIQIHTEPVSKYSYTLGAGYGTDTGVRGRAALHVVPVNRQGHKFNLLAQGSFVQNALQAQYVIPGQNPVTDQYTLTGNFSNLNYSAGYSNSFLVSLAQQHRVKNYQRTLSLNTLYEGFHYALQHDTKQFLFYPKATLTFSKTKDLLFSPSGYNITINGLAANKIALSTINYAQTSLDAKAAIRIEPWRLRLYGHAIQGFIAINNIEQQPLSLALLLGGTDNLKAYSFNSIGPSRIISYAGFEIQKETKKNWYLVVFYDAGAIYNPNPMKSYYDAGGGLMWVSPIGPIKVGLAQAINHRWQRDSNSPRLVISMGPDL from the coding sequence ATGACTTGTTTTGTACTCTTTGCCAAAGATAGTAGTGATCCAATATCTATTACACTTCATGGGGTTTCCGGAAAAGTAGAGGCTAATGTTGAAAAACGTTTGCAGGAATTACAGAAATTAAAACCCCTTGCTCAATTCAGCTTAGAAGATTTACGAGAGCAAGTTCTACAAGCAATCCAACCCTTTGGCTATTTTAAGGCAGATGTTGTTATTCAAAGACCAACTGCACAAAATTTGATAGTTACCATCCATCCTGGCCCGCAAATCATGATTTCAAAAATCAGGATCGAGCTGGTAGGCGAAGGAGCACAAAATCCAGCACTACGTGAAGTAATAAAAAATGTACCTTTAATGCAGCATACTCCTCTTTTCACAGAACAATATGAACAAACTAAACTAAAGCTTATTGATACAGCAGAAAATCAGGGCTATTTACATGCCCGTTTTCAGAAAAATGAAATTTTAATTGATGAAGAAAATTACACAGCAGAAATTACTCTGATTCTTGATACGGGCCAGCTTTATTATTTTGGACAAGTTCAATTTGATCCTACCTATATTAATCCTAAGTTATTACATCGTTTTGTGCCTTTTCATCCAGGCCAAGTGTATTCAGCGGATCAGATACTTCAATTAAATAACGAGTTATCCAACAGTGGCTATTTTAGCTCTGTACTCGTGAAACCACAGATTTCAGAAAACTCCTCCGTTCCTATTCAAATCCATACTGAACCCGTGTCTAAATATTCTTATACTTTAGGTGCAGGCTATGGAACTGATACTGGTGTCCGTGGTCGAGCTGCTTTGCATGTAGTTCCAGTAAATCGCCAGGGACATAAATTTAATCTGTTAGCTCAGGGATCTTTTGTACAAAATGCATTGCAAGCTCAATATGTTATTCCCGGCCAAAATCCTGTAACGGATCAATATACGCTTACCGGTAATTTTTCAAATTTAAACTACAGTGCAGGTTATAGTAATTCATTTCTTGTATCACTTGCACAACAACATCGTGTAAAAAACTATCAACGTACTTTATCGCTCAACACCTTATACGAAGGTTTCCATTACGCCTTACAACATGATACAAAGCAATTTTTATTTTATCCTAAAGCAACTTTGACCTTTAGCAAAACAAAAGATCTTCTCTTTTCTCCTTCGGGTTATAACATCACCATTAACGGTCTTGCCGCTAATAAAATTGCTTTATCTACAATTAATTACGCTCAAACGTCATTGGATGCAAAGGCTGCGATACGAATAGAACCCTGGCGTTTACGACTTTATGGGCATGCCATTCAAGGCTTTATTGCAATCAACAACATCGAGCAACAACCTTTATCGCTTGCATTACTTTTGGGGGGAACTGATAATTTAAAAGCCTATAGCTTTAACTCAATAGGACCAAGTAGAATAATTAGCTACGCGGGTTTTGAGATTCAAAAAGAAACGAAAAAAAATTGGTATCTTGTTGTTTTTTATGATGCTGGTGCCATTTATAATCCGAATCCAATGAAAAGTTATTATGATGCAGGTGGTGGTTTGATGTGGGTTTCTCCCATAGGCCCAATTAAAGTGGGGTTAGCTCAAGCCATCAATCATCGATGGCAACGTGATAGTAATAGTCCTCGATTAGTGATTAGTATGGGGCCCGATTTATGA